AGGACCCCTTTCCCCTATACGCGTGCACGCGCGTTCTCAAAGAGAGAGACAGGTACCTATTGAAATATTGAATAATTGAAAGATTATATATTACATATACAGGACAACCACTTAGGGGCGGAAATCCTTCAAGACGCCCCTCTGAAGGTTCTGAAGGATTTGCCGGGCGGCCCAGCTGCCCAGCCCATGAACTGACCAGACCACCCTTCGGGGCCTGGCGAGACCGCAGCCTTCACCGGCCAGCCCGCTCGCCTCGCTCACAAACGCGAAGAGGAGGTCTCTCATGACCCAATCCAACGAACACCCGCGCTGCATCCTGGCGCTCGATCTCGGCACCACGACCGGTTGGGCGCTGCGCAGCCACGACGGGCTGATCACCAGCGGCACCGCCAGCTTCCGGCCCGGGCGCTATGACGGCGGTGGCATGCGCTATCTGCGCTTCACCAACTGGCTGACCGAGCTGGACCGACTGTCGGGGCCCATCGCAGCCATCTGGTTCGAGGAGGTCCGCCGCCATGCCGGAACCGACGCGGCCCATGTCTATGGCGGGCTGATGGCCTCGCTCACCAGCTGGGGCGAGCTGCGGGGCATCCCCTACGAGGGCGTGCCGGTGGGCACGATCAAGCGCCACGCCACCGGCAAGGGCAACGCGCCCAAGCAGGCCATGATCGATGCGGCCCGCGCGAAGGGTTTCAGCCCCGAAGACGACAACGAGGCCGATGCCATCGCCATCCTGCTCTGGGCCCTCGACGCCCGTGGATGTGCGGCATGAGGTTCCATCCCAAGGGCTATGGCGGCCAGCGCCGGTCGCCCGATGAGGTGAAGCGCGACGGCTGGCGCGAACAGGGCGTGCTGGCCGTCAGCGTGGATGACCAGCGCCTGACCTGGCCCGAGCGCGAACTCGTCGAACAGTTGGGCACGCGGCTCTATGGTCCGCGCCCGGTCGAGGATCTGCGCCATGGCTGAGCACATCTGGACCGCCGAGGACGTAGCCGATCATTTCGAGGAGGCGTTCCGAACCCTGCGCAAGCTGCCACCCGTGAAGGTGCAGGGCTATTTCAACGCCTGGCCGCAGGTCATCCGCACCGAGCGCGAGATCCTCGCCATGGAGCCCGAACCGATGCGGGTCTGGCCCTCGGCCGCCGCGATCTCGCGGCTCGAACAGACCTTCGATTGGGTGCTCTGGCTCGGCGAGAGTGAACGCCGCCTGATCTGGTGGCGCGCTGCCCGTCGTCCGTGGAAGCAGATCACCCATGAGCTGGGCGTCGACCGCAGCACCGCATGGCGGCAGCACAAGCTCGCACTCACCAAGATCGCCGCGCGGCTGAATGCTGCGGCTGCATGAAGTGTTGCAACACTTTGGTCTTCGACAGCTGCAACATATCCATGCTATCTGAAGGATATGATGGGGAGAGTACGTCGGAAGACGGCTCTCCCCGTTTCCATTCGCGCGGACCGGCAACAGCAGGGCCGACGCGATGCGCATTTCCCTGAAATCGGCGGGTCCTTCCCGGCGTCCACCCTATGCGGGCGGGCGAAGCGCGAGGGTTTTCCAGTGACGCCCCTGAAAATAGCCGTTTCGTTTCGCTTGGGCCCACGCGGCAACGAGCGAAGGGCCTGACGGCCCGACACCCCATGCCTGAACCGAAACGGCCCTGCGGTGGCATTTCGGTTCACGCCCCCATTTCGCCGCCCGGCTCCCCAAGGACATCCCCATGGACGTCGTCGACCTGCCGCTCGAGCAGATCATTCCCTATGCGCGCAACCCCCGGCGCAACGAGCAGGCCATCGCCACCGTCGCGGCCTCGATCCAGGAGTTCGGCTGGCGACAGCCCATCGTAGTGGACGAGGCGATGGTCGTTCTGGCCGGGCACACCCGGCTGGAGGCTGCGCGCAAGCTCGGCTTCAAGACCGCGCCGGTGCATGTCGCCAAAGGGCTGACCGTGTCCCAGGCCCGCGCCTTCCGGATCATGGACAACCGTTCCGGCGAGAATGCCGAATGGGACAAGGACCTCTTGAACCTCGAACTGGCAGACCTGCTGGAGGCGGATTTCGATCTTGGCCTGACCGGTTTCACCGAAGACGAGGTGAACGCGCTGATGTCGAGCCTCGATGCGGGCACCGGTCCGCAGGAGGGCGAAGACGAGATCCCGGAAACACCGGAGGAGCCGATCAGCCGTCCCGGCGATCTCTGGCTTCTCGGAAACCACCGCCTCCTTTGCGGCGACAGCACGGTCGCCACGGATGTCGAGCGGCTGCTCGGCCCTGTGAAGCCGTTGCTGATGGTCACCGATCCGCCCTACGGAGTGGAATACGACCCGGGCTGGCGTAACCAGGTGGGGGCGGCCAAGACCAAGCGCACTGGCAAGGTGTTGAACGACGACCGCGCCGACTGGCGTGATGCCTGGGCACTGTTCCCGGGCGATGTCGCCTATGTCTGGCACGGCGCGCTGCACGCGGCGACCGTGGCGGAAAGCCTCGAAGTCGCTGGCTTCACCATCCGGTCCCAGATCATCTGGGCCAAGGAGCGGCTGGTTCTGAGCCGGGGCGATTATCACTGGCAGCACGAGCCCGCCTGGTATGCCGTCCGAAAGTCCGGCAAGGGCCATTGGGCGGGCGACCGCAAGCAGACGACGCTCTGGCACATCTCGGGCAAGGACCAGGACGAAAAGACCGTCCACGGCACCCAGAAGCCCGTGGAATGCATGCGCCGGCCGATCCTCAACAATTCGAGCCCGGGTCAGGCGATCTACGAGCCCTTCATGGGGTCAGGCACCACGCTGATCGCAGCCGAGACCACGGGCCGCGTCTGCCTCGGCATCGAACTGAACCCGGCTTACGTCGATGTAGCCGTCCAGCGCTGGCAGAAATTCACCGGGAAGCAGGCCGTCCTCGACGGGGATGGAACGCCCTACGACGACCTCAAGACCAAAGACCGCTGAGGGATGGATGACCTGGCTTTACCTTCCGCAGGCCTCTTCGGCCTATCGCTCTGCTCCGGTGCCGGTGGCATTGATCTCGGGCTCACCATCGCCTTGTCCGGATATCAAACTGTGGGCCATGTCGAACGGGAAACCTTCGCCGCAGCCACTCTCGTGGCGCGGATGGAAGACGCGGCCCTGGATCACGCGCCTGTCTGGGACGATGTTGCCAGTTTCGACGGCCGCCCATGGCGCGGCGCGGTGGACATCGTCACTGCGGGCTATCCGTGCCAGCCGTTCTCCGTCGCGGGCAAGCGTCGGGGCGCGGACGACCCGCGCCACCTCTGGCCGCATGTCGCCCGCATCATCGGCGAGGTCGAACCGCCCTTCGTCTTCCTCGAGAATGTCGCCCATCATCTCCGCCTCGGCTTCCCCGAAGTCGCCAGCGGACTGGTCGGCATGGGCTACCGCCTTGCGGCAGGCCTCTTCACGGCGGCGGAAGTCGGCGCGCCCCACAAGCGCGAGCGTCTGTTCATCCTCGCCATCCGCGAAGACGACGAGCTGGCCGACCCCGCGCGCCTGCTCTGGGACCCGGTCGAGTGGCGGGAACCGGCCGGAACTGCTGCGCTTGTGGCCGACGCCGAGGGCCAGTGCGAACGAGAACCGGCAGACGAAACTCACGCCATCGCAGGCAGCGGGGCAGCACGGGATGAACCTCGCGACGACGGCCGCGCTCTGGCCGACACCGCAGACCGACAGCTTTCGGAGCCGGGGCGGCGAGCGGCGCGACGAGAAAGGTCTGGACCGGATGGCACGGGATTGGCCGACGCCGATGGCAACGGACGGAAACAAGCCGAGCGCCGGCAACCGCCGGACGGCGGACCTCACTCATGCCAGTCAGATGTGGATGACGCCGACGGCGCGGGATCACAAGGATGGTGCGACGACGCTGGCGAATACGCCCGTGAACGGCCTGCTTGGCCGCCAGGTCCTGGTGACGCCGATGGCTGGGCGCGATACCTCCGAGCCGCGCCGGACCTTGAACCCGCTGTTCGTCGAGGCGCTGATGGGCTGGCCCACCGGGTGGACCGGCTTCGCCTCTGTGGCAACGGCGTGGTCCCCTTGGTTGCAGCGCATGCGCTGCGAACTCTCGCGGCTGAACTGCTGGCCGATGAATGAGGCAGCGGCATGAAGCAGACCCGCTTCATGTCGCTGGTCGAGTCCGTCGCCAACGTGATCGTCGGCTACGGCGTCGCGGTCGTGACGCAGATCCTGATCTTTCCGATCTTCGGGTTGCACACGACGCTGGCGCAGAACCTGAAGATGGGCGTGGTCTTCACCGTGGTCAGCATCGCGCGGTCCTTCGCCCTCCGTAGGGTGTTCGAGGCGATCCGGATGCGGAGCGCCAAATGATCGACCGCCGCCCCGGCGGGACGGCGGCCATCGACTTCTCGGGGTCCTGCGCGTCAGGCGGCGGGGAGCTTGTACACCCGCCCGCGCCCCTCAACCTTCTCCGAGGTCACCTCGAGCCCGAGCTTCTTCTTCAGCGCCCCGGCCATCGCGCCGCGCACCGTATGCGACTGCCAGCCCGTCGCGGCCATGATCTCCTCGATGGTCGCGCCGTTCGGCGCGCGCAGCATGGCGATCAGAGTGGCCTGCTTGGTGCCCTCGCGCGGCGTGCGCGTCTTGGGCGCGGGTTCGGGGGCGGCGGAGGTGTTCGCTTCGATGCCGATGGCGGCAAGGCCTGCGTCGGTGGCAACCAACGTGGTGCCATGGCCGTCGCCGGTCTGACGCCAGACAGGTTCGCCCTCGCGCATGTTCGCATCGACCTCTTCGAGCAAACCCTTCGCAAGCATCGCGCCGACCACCTTGGCGGCAGCGCCGCCCCGCAGGCTCTCGGGCAGCGGCAGGGCGATGTGCTCGGGCCGCTGGGCGGCGGCGCTGAGGATGATGGCTTGGGTGGCGGAAAGCTGGGTCATGGGGTCGTCTCCGTATTCGGGTCGCGGCCGTCGCGATCCTTCTACGACCCCAAGCCGCGCCCGCGCGCGGCAGAGGTCCGGAGATTCCGGAGGTCAGTCTGCGAATTCGCCTTCGCCGAACGCGCTGTCGGTGATGCGCTTCAACAGGCTCGCGTAGTGTTCGAGGGTGCCGACGTGGCCCCAATTGATCTCGTCGGGAAGGGCGTCGAAGTGGTCATCACTCAGCCTCTGCAGGCGGGCGAGCATCGTGTCGATCTCGGCCTTCTTTTCAATGAAGGCCGCCAGCGCGACTTCTTGGTTCCGGCGGGCCTTTTCGGCGCGGAGTTGGTGGCGGTCGGTCATCATCCTGCCCCCTCAGTTCTTCTGCTCGATCATCGCGAGGATCGCGCAGGCCATGCCGCCCAGAAACTCGCCGCGCCGGAAGACGATCTCGTCGATCTCGGTCGCGCGAGTGATGGCGGGATCGACCTGAAGGTCGGCGGCCATGTGCGGAAGCAGGCGGGCGGCTTCAAGGTTGTAGCGTTCGGCGAGGGTCATGGCAGGCTCCGTGGGGTGCATCGTTTTCGTAGGATCAGCTTCGCTCTGCCGGGGCTCACCATCCAGTATAATCGCAGCAATTACATGGCTTTAATCGGAGCGCGCGGATCATCTCATGTCGTCAGCCACGCAACCCATCGGCGTGATCGCGCGGCTCCTCGATCTATCCGAGCGCCGGGTCCAGCAGCTGAGCCGCGAGGGTGTGATCCCGAAGGCCGAGCGCGGCCAATATGACCTGATCGGCTCGGTGCGCGGCTATGTCCGCTACCTGCGCGAACAGGCATCGAAGGCGCAGGCCGGTGCGCCGGATTACGCGGCCGAGCGGGCGCGCTTCATTCGGGCGCGGGCTGATCTTGCCGAGATGGAGGCCGAGGAAAAGCGTGGCGCGCTGATCGCGGCAGAAGAGATCGAGGCCGCCTGGATCGCCGTTCTGGCACTTCTGCGCACCCGCTTGCTCGCGCTGCCGGACCGGCTGGCGCCGCAGGTTTTTGAACAATCAACCGTCGGAGACACCCGGAATCTGATCCGAATGACCATCCGCGAGGTGCTCGATGATCTCGCGCAGCCAGATGTCCAACTCGAAGCCATCGCTGACATTGACGGGCTCGCCGATCCTGAAGCGGACGGTGGAGACGGCGCTGAAGGTGCTGCGCCCGCCGCCGGAACTGACGATCAGCGATTGGGCGGACCAGAACCGACGGCTGAGCTCTGAGGCCAGCGCCGAACCCGGGCAATGGCGCACGAGCCGGGCTGAATATCAGCGCGGGATCATGGAGGCGATCTCGGACGCCTCGACCGAGACGGTGGTCATCATGTCCTCCGCCCAGGTCGGCAAGACCGAGGTGCTGAACAACGCCTGCGGCTATCACATCGATCAGGATCCCGCGCCGATCATGGTGGTGATGCCGACCGAGCGCGACGCGGAAACCTGGTCGAAGGACCGCTTCTCGCCGATGGCCCGCGACACGCCCTGTTTGCAGGGCAAGATCGCCGATCCGCGCTCGCGCGACGGCAACAACAAGATCCTGCACAAGCGCTTTCCGGGCGGGCATCTGACCATCGTGGGTGCGAACGCACCCTCGGGTCTGGCCAGCCGCCCGATCCGCCTGCTGCTTTGCGACGAGGTGGACCGCTACCCGTTCAGCGCGGGCGCCGAGGGTGATCCGGTCAACCTCGCCCGGAAACGCACGGTGACTTTCTGGAACCGCAAGATCGTGCTGGTCTCGACGCCCACGAACAAGGGCACCAGCCGGATTGAGGCAGCCTTCGAAGAAAGCGACCAGCGCCGGTTCTGGGTGCCATGCCCGGACTGCGGGGCGGAACAGCTGCTGACCTGGACACAGGTGCGCTGGAGCAAGGGGCCCGAGGGCGACCACCGGCCCGAAACGGCGCGCTACCACTGCGCCGATTGCGATGCGGCTTGGCGGGACGAGACCCGCTGGGCGGCCGTCTCAAAAGGACATTGGGTGGCGGAGCAGCCCTTCGCGGGCGTGGCGGGCTTCCACCTGAACGAGATCTACTCGCCCTGGGTCAGACTGGAGGCGATGGTGCGGGCCTTCCTCTCGGCCCGCTCCGGCGGGGACGAGACGATGAAGACCTTCGTTAATACGTCTCTGGGCGAGACCTGGGTCGAGACCGGGGAAGCCCCCGACTGGCAGCGGCTCTACGACCGGCGCGAGGCTTGGAAACCGGGCACGGTGCCTGCCGGCGGGCTGTTCCTGACCGCCGGGGCCGATGTGCAGAAGGACCGGATCGAGGTCGATGTCTGGGCCTGGGGCCGCGGGTTGGAAAGCTGGCTCGTCGATCACGTCGTGATCGAGGGCGGGCCGGACCGGCATGACGCATGGTCGGAGCTGACCGCGCTGCTGGACAAGTCTTGGCCACATGAACGCGGCGCGCATCTGCGCATCGCCCGGCTCGCCATCGATACGGGCTACGAGGCCCCGGCGGTCTATTCCTGGTCGCGGGCGCAAGGCTTCGCACAGGTCGCACCCGTGAAGGGCGTTGAGGGGTTCAACCGCTCGAGCCCGGTGGCGGGGCCGACGTTTGTCGATGCGACCGAGGGAGGCAAACGTCTGCGGCGCGGAGCTCGACTCTGGACCGTGGCTGTCTCAACCTTCAAAGCCGAGACCTACCGCTTCCTGCGGCTGGCGCGCCCCACCGAGGAAGAACGCGCCGAGGGCGCGGCCTTTCCGCCCGGCACGATCCACCTGCCGACATGGGTCGAAAGCGAGTGGCTGAAGCAGGTCGTGGCCGAACAGCTGGTGACCGTCCGCACCAAGCGCGGCTTCGCGAAACTCGAATGGCAGAAACTCCGTGAACGCAACGAGGCGCTGGATTGCAGGGTCTATGCCCGCGCCGCCGCCTGGATCGCGGGCGCGGACCGCTGGCCCGACGAGAAATGGCGTGACCTCGAGGATCAGC
The nucleotide sequence above comes from Celeribacter indicus. Encoded proteins:
- a CDS encoding crossover junction endodeoxyribonuclease RuvC — protein: MTQSNEHPRCILALDLGTTTGWALRSHDGLITSGTASFRPGRYDGGGMRYLRFTNWLTELDRLSGPIAAIWFEEVRRHAGTDAAHVYGGLMASLTSWGELRGIPYEGVPVGTIKRHATGKGNAPKQAMIDAARAKGFSPEDDNEADAIAILLWALDARGCAA
- a CDS encoding DUF6362 family protein, whose protein sequence is MAEHIWTAEDVADHFEEAFRTLRKLPPVKVQGYFNAWPQVIRTEREILAMEPEPMRVWPSAAAISRLEQTFDWVLWLGESERRLIWWRAARRPWKQITHELGVDRSTAWRQHKLALTKIAARLNAAAA
- a CDS encoding DNA modification methylase gives rise to the protein MDVVDLPLEQIIPYARNPRRNEQAIATVAASIQEFGWRQPIVVDEAMVVLAGHTRLEAARKLGFKTAPVHVAKGLTVSQARAFRIMDNRSGENAEWDKDLLNLELADLLEADFDLGLTGFTEDEVNALMSSLDAGTGPQEGEDEIPETPEEPISRPGDLWLLGNHRLLCGDSTVATDVERLLGPVKPLLMVTDPPYGVEYDPGWRNQVGAAKTKRTGKVLNDDRADWRDAWALFPGDVAYVWHGALHAATVAESLEVAGFTIRSQIIWAKERLVLSRGDYHWQHEPAWYAVRKSGKGHWAGDRKQTTLWHISGKDQDEKTVHGTQKPVECMRRPILNNSSPGQAIYEPFMGSGTTLIAAETTGRVCLGIELNPAYVDVAVQRWQKFTGKQAVLDGDGTPYDDLKTKDR
- a CDS encoding DUF7220 family protein, encoding MKQTRFMSLVESVANVIVGYGVAVVTQILIFPIFGLHTTLAQNLKMGVVFTVVSIARSFALRRVFEAIRMRSAK
- a CDS encoding DUF3489 domain-containing protein, giving the protein MTQLSATQAIILSAAAQRPEHIALPLPESLRGGAAAKVVGAMLAKGLLEEVDANMREGEPVWRQTGDGHGTTLVATDAGLAAIGIEANTSAAPEPAPKTRTPREGTKQATLIAMLRAPNGATIEEIMAATGWQSHTVRGAMAGALKKKLGLEVTSEKVEGRGRVYKLPAA
- a CDS encoding terminase small subunit, Nu1; amino-acid sequence: MSSATQPIGVIARLLDLSERRVQQLSREGVIPKAERGQYDLIGSVRGYVRYLREQASKAQAGAPDYAAERARFIRARADLAEMEAEEKRGALIAAEEIEAAWIAVLALLRTRLLALPDRLAPQVFEQSTVGDTRNLIRMTIREVLDDLAQPDVQLEAIADIDGLADPEADGGDGAEGAAPAAGTDDQRLGGPEPTAEL
- a CDS encoding phage terminase large subunit family protein, with the translated sequence MLRPPPELTISDWADQNRRLSSEASAEPGQWRTSRAEYQRGIMEAISDASTETVVIMSSAQVGKTEVLNNACGYHIDQDPAPIMVVMPTERDAETWSKDRFSPMARDTPCLQGKIADPRSRDGNNKILHKRFPGGHLTIVGANAPSGLASRPIRLLLCDEVDRYPFSAGAEGDPVNLARKRTVTFWNRKIVLVSTPTNKGTSRIEAAFEESDQRRFWVPCPDCGAEQLLTWTQVRWSKGPEGDHRPETARYHCADCDAAWRDETRWAAVSKGHWVAEQPFAGVAGFHLNEIYSPWVRLEAMVRAFLSARSGGDETMKTFVNTSLGETWVETGEAPDWQRLYDRREAWKPGTVPAGGLFLTAGADVQKDRIEVDVWAWGRGLESWLVDHVVIEGGPDRHDAWSELTALLDKSWPHERGAHLRIARLAIDTGYEAPAVYSWSRAQGFAQVAPVKGVEGFNRSSPVAGPTFVDATEGGKRLRRGARLWTVAVSTFKAETYRFLRLARPTEEERAEGAAFPPGTIHLPTWVESEWLKQVVAEQLVTVRTKRGFAKLEWQKLRERNEALDCRVYARAAAWIAGADRWPDEKWRDLEDQLGAAPYGDTDPAGQIHRPGQAPQGKRRSDWLGRREGWF